DNA from Oncorhynchus masou masou isolate Uvic2021 chromosome 5, UVic_Omas_1.1, whole genome shotgun sequence:
TGTGTGTAAATTCTGTAAGtgcctctactgctctatgccactacgcaAATGCGATGatatgcatgcaatgctttattataaaggtccTTTTTTTGTGTGCTTTCTGGTACCTCAGAACTCCCCCGGGTCAACCCCCTCTCTCGCTCACTTTTTGTTCTGGTACATCTCGATTTACAAATTAAGCGCTGCCTACTAGAAAATACTAGCCTGCCTGGTCTTATGTAGTGCCTGCCACATTTTACGAGAAGTGTTCATAATGTAAATAAGTTGTCTCCATTTATTGCCAGCATGCTTGCTGCTCTGGTAGCCAGTTTGCAGCACAACGCTTGCTAATAATAATGTTTTGAAACGCTGTCAACTAGTGTCCATTCATTAGGAAACAAACTTAGCATGATCTCAGCTTCCACATTCAGTTTATTTCAGGCCAGTATTCGTATAAGTATTCAATGCAATATATTTGGGCCAGGCGTACTTAGTTCATCAATGGTCATTAATGAAATTACTGCAAAGAATGGGTCTGGTGTCTGTCTGATAAGTTGGATCATCAACTGGTTCTTCCATGTTTTGCAGGAGACAGAGTTTTTGACCTCTTCTATAGGTCAGCTCAAAGTTGTCCAGACGAAATATGTAGAAGCTAAGGACAGTTTAAGTGTCCTCAACAAAAACAATGCAGGTGAGCTGCTCAAACTACGTTGGTTTGTAATGGACTTTTTTTGTAACTTTATATGCATTCTATGCCTTTTGTTTTCTATGGAAGCTTTTATAGATACAAAAATCAATTGATTGAAATTATCTTTGCAGATCTCATTCCACATTAGTGTTTGAAAGTATGATACACTTAAATTGTTAActtacattttacctttattttttcTGGTCCTCTTTTTAGGAAAAGAATTGCTGGTGCCCCTCACAAGCTCTGTATCCTTATGTTACTGATCGGGCGATGCCAAAAAACAAGGGTTTCATTAGACTTTTTCATTACTCTACAAACATACCAGGAAACACATTCTCACATTCAACATACTTGAGGACTAATTTGAGATTGATTGAAAGTGCATTGTTAAATACAGTTTGAATGTAAATGGGACCACAGCACCTTCTCTGTCATTATATTGTTGCAACCTTAACCCAGTGTTTCTTAATCCTAGTCCTGGGGACCCGAATGTGGTGCATATTTAAGTTTTTTCCTTAACACTACACACCTGATCCAAATAATAATCTTATTATCAAGCCATTGGTACTGGGTCTGAGTGGAATCGGTTGTATAGTGTATAATTTGCACCCTTTGGTTACCCAGGACCGGGTTTAAGAAACTGCACTTAACCCAATACCAAGTCCCTCTGTGGCGATGTTTTCCATTAACTGTAAAGCATAGCCACATACATAGAAAAAAAACTAAAAGTCCCTCGTCTGTCAcaaatgttgaataaaattataTTTGAACTTACTCTGCCCGACTGTCCGTGGGGTTGATCCTTCAGTGGGCTGAAATGTTTGTCAAAATAGGAAAATATTATTAAACAGACAAGACAAGTGCATGCATGCAAACTAACCGAAGTCTTGCAGGTGTTAACATGGTTTTGCTCATGTGCCAGGTGATGGATATTTCAATGGCAGTACCAGCACTCTAAAAAGTTGGGTAAATAATAGTTTCCTGTGAAAATTGTATACAATTTGGACCCATTGAAAGaccaaccacacagacaaccGGTAGAGTAAGTTCAAAtgtaattttattcaacattctggctggTAAAGAACTTTGACTGTATACCATGAATTGGTATCACAGTCTGACTTTTCTTAGGAAACCCAATCCCAAACGACCACGTCGAGATGTTTGGGGCCTCTTGGTGTAACAgttaaggtgttggcttgacagaatcaaatcaaatgtatttatatagcccttcgtatatcagctgatatctcaaagtgctgtacagaaacccagcctaaaaccccaaacagcaagcaatgcaagtgtagaagcacggtggttaggaaaaactccctagaaaggccaaaacctaggaagaaacctagagaggaaccaggctatgtggggtggccagtcctcttctggctgtgccgggtggagattataacagaatatggccaagatgttcaaatgttcataaattaccagcatggtcgaataataataaggcagaacagttgaaactggagcagcagcacggccaggtggactggggacagcaaggattcatcatgtcaggtagtcctggggcatggtcctagggctcaggtcctccgagaaagagagagagaaggagagaattagagaacgtacacttagattcacacaggacaccggattggacaggagaagtactccagatataacaaacagacccagccccccgacacataaactactgcagcttaaatactggaggctgagacaggaggggtcaggagacactgtggccccatccgaggacacccccggacagggccaaacaggaaggatataaccccacccactttgccaaagcacagcccccacaccactagagggatatcttcaaccaccaacataccatcctgagacaaggctgagtatagcccacaaagatctccgccatggcacaacccaggggggggcgccaacccagacaggatgatcacatcagtgaatcaacccactcaggtgacgcaccccttccagggacggcatgagagagccccagcaagccagtgactcagcccctgtaatagggttagaggcagagaatcccagtggaaagaggggaaccggccaggcagagacagcaagggcggttcgttgctccagagcctttccgttcaccttcccactcctgggccagacgacactcaatcatatgacccactgaagagatgagtcttcagtaaagacttaaaggttgagaccgagtttgcgtctctgacatgggtaggcagactgttccataaaaatggagctctatagtaGAAAGccatgcctccagctgtttgcttagaaattctagggacaattaggaggcctgcgtcttgtgaccgtagcgtaggtgtaggtatgtacggcaggaccaaatcagagagataggtaggagcaagcccatgtaatgctttgtaggttagcagtaaaaccttgaaatcagcccttgctttgacaggaagccagtgtagggaggctagcactggagtaatatgataaatttttctggttctagtcaggattctagcaaccgtatttagcactaactgaagtttatttagtgctttatccgggtagccggaaagtagagcattgcagtagtctaacctagaagtgacaaaatcgtggattaatttttctgcatcatttttggacagaaagtttctgatttttgctgGGAACCAGGTCCCGTTCGTGGCTACGCTCCGAATTCACTACATTTGTGTAAGAGGTGGGATGGTGCCTGTGAGGCCACTGGGTAGACATGTATACATGAGGGACTTGGTATAGAGAAGTGTGGGGACATGCTCTCCCGAAGTTTGGGGGTAGTGTagcgaccttaacccaacacTTAGTGACCTCGTCAAGAGGTTTCGATTTCTTGACATAGCTgttaaggtgttggcttgacagttTCTGGACCAGTGTTTGagtctttggggggggggggggctacctCCAGAATTCGCTATAATATCTTCAGTatgctttacatttacatttaagtcatttagcagacactcttatccagagcgacttacaaatttaaTTTATTAGTATTGTTGTTGAAGTTTCCTGTTGTGTTTCTTAACATCACTTGCTATTAGATGTACGTCCCTGGAACACTTGATGACGTGGAACATGTCTTAGTGGATGTGGGGACAGGATACTACGTTGAAAAGGTGGGCAGAAAAGTAATTGATAATATCCTTCATTGTACAGTCGACTCGTGATTTGCAGTTTGGGTAAGTACTCTGTTTATAGTTTTCCAGTCCCAATTCAATTTGTTTCCATTTAATTGCTCTGTCTGGGCAAgtgtcatggaaaatgtatggagtaaaaagtacatttattttctttaggaatgtagtgaagtaaaagttgtcaaatagtaaagtacagataccaaaaaaaTTACTTAAGTATTTAACACCACTAAGTACATTTTAATTGTATGTTAGTACAAATATTTGGACATCTGAGTTTGAGCCTCATTTCAACTATCTCTGCAGAATGTCAATGATACAAAGGAGTTTTTCAAGCGCAAAATAGACTTCCTCACCAAGCAGATAGAGAAGATTCAGCCGGCTCTGCAGGAGAAATATGGCATGaaacaaggtaacacacacaagTTTGTATTATATTAAGTATTTATGTTAAATGCAATAAAACCTTACTTGTATAGTTTATGTTGGTCATTCCTTCCTGTCTTTGTTCTGTTTTCTAGCTGTGATTGAGGTGATGAACATTAAGATCCAACAGCTTCAGAGTCAACAAGCGTCACAGTCGGGGACCACCAAAGCCTAACCAGTTGAAGATGGGGCTTACACCAGTCTGCTTTGGTTCTTCATGATTGGGGGGGGGTTGAGTTACTGAAAACAAATTCTGCATGAGCTGTTAATGGGTTGAGCCAAGATAAAACTGGGCAAAAGACAAAAATGTAGTCTACAATGCAGAACCTAAATTTGTGCTGCCAACACTACAATGGTGAAGGGCAGCCAATGTTAATGTTGTAACAAACTCTCCTGGAAAATGTGAGTCTTTATTTTTGATTCAGTTTACGTTCATTAGCCGGGTTGCAGAAATATAACTGAAATGTAGGTATTTATTTGTGTACCTTATGTTCTGTGTAGCAGTTTTTGATGCTTGTGTTGCTATAGCAATAGTTAATTTGAATAATAAAATAGGCTCCTCTGGTCATTGTCTCAGATTATAATTTTTGTTGACATGAAGTCTGTAACAAATATTTTGAATGGAGAAAAACATTTGTGCCATCCTATATTACACGTGTCTTTCAGATTTTGCTCAATGACTATGGTTCACTGAAACACAGTGCTTAATTTGCAAATCGCAAGGTGCGGGTGACCTGCGGAGTTCTGAGGTACCTGAACGCATTAGCTTcttttttaaaacctttattatAAAGCATTCAATATATATCATCGCATTTGCGTTGTGGCATAGAGCAGTAAAGAGGCACTTACAGAATTTACACACATTGTGGCCGAAAATTGTAGCCTGGGGTCAGAGGAAAATATTGGCTTTTATaaactaatttcatgcaattctacgtcATTTTACATGAATGAAGGTTTtggtgtattttttatttattttaaacatCACACAAATAATTGGAATggcaggctactttgacactgagATCAATAGAAAcgaccttgtcttgaatccatcaatagcctaggTATGTGGAGACATATTTTAGGCTACGGTGGAAATGATAGTCCTGAAAATGATTTTCAGTTTCACTGACTCGCCCAATTATGCGCAGCTCACCCGCTGGTGATGGCGGATAGGCTTTTAGCACAAATGTTTCTCTtgtaaaacaatatttggaagttgatcgaatattttggtagcctacagagatgagagttgcaggctcatgtcGATCAGTGCGGGTCGAGACATGTTTTATGATATCTCATTCTGCTGTGAGAGATACTGGCGCGCTTCTCACACAGCCACCACCAAACAAAGGTTACAATGTTGCGCTAACCATAAACCCGGGCCAGCCCAACCCAAGCAACTTTTAGAATATCAGGTCCGGGCTGAAAATCTACTTTTTCACATTACGTTTTTTTGTGGGGGCAGGATAATTAACGAGAAAGCAACGCGAATTAACGTTGATCgcttttattataatttttacaAAAAGTTACAATTATTTTTCATGCCTCGAGAGGTACCGGATAGGGTGTGTAATTTAACAATAGGTTCtagaacaaaacagtccaaaaacaGAGGTGCTGGATCCATTTCCCTGCATGATCCTGCTCAAATGAAGCAGTATTACACCTCAGTGGAGGTTTTGGCACACCATGGGATTGTTGTATGGTCGTTTTTTAAATGCATTTGATTATTTTTCATTTTAGGATTTGAGCAAATAGTAAAGATACGTTTCATGTTCCAGCAGTGTACTGTAAAATGGAACCTGGTGCGCGTTCTGCAAGACGCACCGTTTTAGAACGTTCAGATGGAAATAggctatgtagaacaaacatgcctctgaCGTCGAATAATAACGAATCACATTCGGCTCTATTCGTGGTTTTATCTGAAACGTTTCGTCACTGAACGTTGCCCTGGAAGCGGAAGTGTGCGATCCACGTGGTGCGATGTGCTGTTTTTGAGTTCATTCATTTCTGGCATGATCAATGGAACAATGAAAAATAATATAATTCAAGACTAGAAGTTAAAAACCTAGTCTAACCTAAATCAGTTAGCTAGTTTATTAGTCTGTGTTTTCTTGACTATCTAGTGTAAAGTGAATACATTTGTTGTATAAAATATCAAATTTGCATTGCAAACACTTGAGTGAATCTGACTACGCTAGCTTGAGTGAATCTGACTCAGAGTTGCCTgatgaaaagtacagtaaatacCAATATGATCAAGGAAAACCGATGGAACATACCCCCAAATGCCCCTGCGTGCATGGAGAAGCATTTGGACTCGGTGCAGTACAGAGCAGGTAAGCAAAGTCACAGCTAGTAAAGTGATGCCTGCCTTGTGTGATAACGTAGGTCCAGACACTTGGCATGTAGAAAGAGCTAGCTAGATACCGCAGCACGTGGTGGTGTCGCGGGAATACTGTTGTGTAAATCAGATATTCGATGGCTTATCACAAACGTTTGAGTATCTATGGAGCTTGCATCATTAACAACAACAATGACTGTGCCCCTGACCCTAGCCTGATCGATAGGTAGCTGCTAAAACGAACTAGTCACTTCGAAGAGATGTCGCCTGTGTCATTTAGCTAGCTATCTGGCTAGCCACCTAAAGTATAGTCTAACAATTGGAGCGAGCTATGCGTTGATTGTAAAATGACCTGTCAAAAGACACACCATGGCGTTAAGCAAGTTAGAATGGTAGATTCCCTAAAAAGAGAagagcaagctagctaacttggCTACAACTGTCAATTAAGACGTCACTGGCGTCCAGGCTACAGGCCGTGTTTCTGCAGGGACCAAAAAACGTTATTTTCTGGGACCCAATCATATGGCACTTTCACACAAGACCTCAGATGATTCAGCTATTGACATTACACTATTTTCTCCCCCTAGATGGCACCCTGTTACTGGGGGCCTCCAGTCTGACGGGCAGATGCTGGCTTGGCTCCATCTGGGTCTACAGTGACCCCAAGCAGTCTCCCAACGAGGGCTTCTGCAAGGCTGGTGTGCAGACAGAGGCTGGAGTCACAGAGGCAAAGTGGGTTTCAGAGAAGGGCATCCTAGTTGCATCTGACTCTGGTAAGTAGGAATTACAGTTATTGTTACACATGCATATCATATTCAGCTGTAAATAAGGTTGTTCAACCACAGAGGGAAATATCTTTTAAAGCACAATGATTACATTTATTTCAGGCCACTTTATCACTTAGATTACTTGGTATACAACAGTGTGGGTGCAATGGGGTTTGACTGGTGTCTGGGTTTTGTAGGTGCTATTGAGCTGTGGGAGCTAGCGGAGGATGAGAGCCTGCTGGTGAATCGGTTCACTAAACTCGAACATGATCACATCGTCACCAGCGTGAGCCCTGCTGGGTCAAACCACGCCGTCAGCGGCAGTATGGACTGCCGGTCAGTGGGGGGGGCATTCtttgattgtgtttgtgtgtgtcacgcACATCTTGTATTTTGGATATGACTTAACAGACCCTAGGCCCTCAGTGTGACCAGCCTGGCTTTGAGTCTGTTT
Protein-coding regions in this window:
- the pfdn5 gene encoding prefoldin subunit 5 — protein: MAVNLTELSLPQLEGLKTQLEQETEFLTSSIGQLKVVQTKYVEAKDSLSVLNKNNAGKELLVPLTSSMYVPGTLDDVEHVLVDVGTGYYVEKNVNDTKEFFKRKIDFLTKQIEKIQPALQEKYGMKQAVIEVMNIKIQQLQSQQASQSGTTKA